From Saccharibacillus brassicae:
GACCCCACATAAGCAGCATGACACTTAACGAAAGCTTTAAAGTTCTCACGTTAATCTTCCTCTCAAATTTGGAATTTGACGTACGTTCGATCGTCGAAGCTTCCGGCCTGCGCGGTTCTGCCTTTGGTGGAACGATACTGTTTGTAGCACAGCGGATCTTCCCGAAGCTGCTTTTGCAAACGATCTTCGGTCTGTTCAAGGGTGGATTCGAGCCAGGGATAACCGTCGCTGGCCAACACGATCTCGTGCGGTTCTTCGTCCAACTGGAAAATACGCAGCAGGCGCTCCGGAACCGGTTCTCCGTTCAGCACGGCATACCCGTAATCCGGGATATTGCGATTGGCGAACCGGCACGCTTGCTGAATCCACGGCAAGATAAAGGATCGGCCCTCGTCTTCGCCAGTCGGCGGGTCGTTCGGGTCGTTTGATCGAGACTCGTGCAGCGTCAGGATCAGACTGCGCATTTCGGACAACACGCTGTCGCTTTTTTTGGGATTTTCATGATGCCGACCGTCAATCAGAAGCTGGCAATCTCCGATCAACCAGATTTGTCGGTAATGACGGGAATAAACAGCGGCGACCGCTTGAAATTGTTGTTCGTAAGGACGAAGAGGAGACAGCGAACGCCATTTTTCCAGAAAATCCTCGTTCACCGCATCCACGAATTGATAGACGGTCGTTTGAGGCGGCAGCTGTTTAATCCGCTGGCGCACCATTTCCATCGCAAGTCGGCCTGACGTTTTTTCGTCGTAACGCATCGGTATTTTGCTCGTTACGCCATCGACCACAGCGATAAAATGATCGGTGACGACCAGGGCATCTTCGTTGGCTTCTTTTTGATTTTTGCTCACGCTGGTGTGTTGGATAATGTGGATGATAGGGCTCCTTTCCGGTCGCGGCCTGTTTGGTTTTGCCTCTGTATTGTAGCTCCGCCGCTTCGCGAAGGGCATGTTCAAACCTCTTCGAAAGATTGCAATTCGTCTTTTGGACGCGGCGGAGTCGAATTCATCAAAAAATGACGTTTGCCTTCATCGCAATTTACGTATAACAGGTATAGTTGGGAGTGCCACGAAACGATAAAGACGGAGGAGGTCATGAACCTGAAGATGATCCCTACTGCGTATGCCAAGAAGCCGAGCATGGAACAACGCGACTATCAGATTCATTACAATCGCGATACCGCGCTCACCCCGTTGAAAAGCCGGTTAAAAAGCCACGTTCATCCGCATTACGAACTGTATTTTCTAATATCCGGCCAGGTGAATTACCATGTGGACCCACACCGGTTTGCGCTGAAATCTGGAGATATGATCTTGATTCGTCCGGGCCAGCCGCATCACGCGGAACTGATTCAGTCGAAAGATCCGTATGAGCGTTATATCTTGTGGCTGCACCCCTCTTATTTGGAAAATAGCTCGACGGAATCAACCGATTTGCAGATTGCTTTCAAAAGTATTAATTTTCAAGACAGCCATTTGAGCCTGAGCGGCGATATGATCGTGCTGCTGGACAATTTGCTGCATCGGATCTGGGTCCAATCGCAGTTGCAGGAGTACGGAGCCGACCTGCTGGCCCGCATTTACATCAAAGAACTGCTCATCATAGTAGCCCGCGCCAAGTTGAACGATCCACCCTGCGAACGATCCAAGCCTTTGAACAATGAGAAATTGCTCGCCGAGACGCTGGACTATATCCATGCACATATTCACGAAGCGATGACGGTTGAGCATATTGCGAATCATTTGTTTGTCAGCCGGTCGTTTTTATCGAAAATGTTTACCGCAAACATGAACATCTCGCTGCATAAATATATCGTCCAAAAAAAGATGAGCTTTGCCAAACAGGAACTGCTGTCCGGGGAGTCCATTCATCTCATTTGCGAAAAATTCGGCTTCGGGGATTACAGCACCTTCTATCGGGCTTTTCAACGCGAGTTCGGCATGTCGCCGCGGCTGTACGTGCAAAGTATGAAGGATGTCCGGTAAGACGGAATTCGTATCGGAGTTTCCCGCCAGAATGTCTTCAGAAAAAAATGTGAAGTTTCATAATTATTATTATGTAAACTACAAATCAGAGAAGCGCTGCGCTATTCGAGGCGGTTTTGGAGGAGGTCATTTTAAAGGGTTAAACTAGAAATTCGCTCATTAAAACCCTTCGATTAAGGTGGGAAAGGAGCCGGATTCCGATAAACTAATCGATTTAAAAGGAAACAGCGTATAATTTATATTATACGCTGTTTTTTTAATACTTAAAAAGCTTCTAAATTGCAGATCGAAGGATCTTTATTCCCTCCTCGAAAACGGCTTTTAAACCC
This genomic window contains:
- a CDS encoding helix-turn-helix transcriptional regulator; translated protein: MNLKMIPTAYAKKPSMEQRDYQIHYNRDTALTPLKSRLKSHVHPHYELYFLISGQVNYHVDPHRFALKSGDMILIRPGQPHHAELIQSKDPYERYILWLHPSYLENSSTESTDLQIAFKSINFQDSHLSLSGDMIVLLDNLLHRIWVQSQLQEYGADLLARIYIKELLIIVARAKLNDPPCERSKPLNNEKLLAETLDYIHAHIHEAMTVEHIANHLFVSRSFLSKMFTANMNISLHKYIVQKKMSFAKQELLSGESIHLICEKFGFGDYSTFYRAFQREFGMSPRLYVQSMKDVR